Sequence from the Pirellulales bacterium genome:
GGTTCCTGCTTATGGAAATCCGACAAGATCTGTGGACAAACCAACGCAAATCGTCTTTCCGTTCAATAGGCCCCCTTGCAAGTGATAACCTTCAGAGGCGTGCGCACGAGGAGCTTAAAATCGGTCCACAGATTTTGGTGGCGCAGGTACCAGATATCCATTCGCACCCAATCTTCGAAGCCGATTTCGCTGCGGCCGCTGACTTGCCAGAGGCAGGTTAAACCAGGCTTCACGGCCAGCCGTCGCCGCTGCCAGGCCTTGTATTTGGCCACTTCCTTGGGGACCGGCGGGCGCGGCCCAACCAACGACATTTGCCCCAACAGCACATTGATCAATTGCGGCATTTCGTCGATGCTGGTTTTTCGCAACCAGCGGCCGAGGCGCGTCACACGGGGATCACAACGGTTTTTGAAAATCGGTCCGTCTTGCTCATTTTGCACTAAATGTTGCAGTTTGTCGGCGTCCAATCGCATGGTGCGAAATTTGAACATCCAGAAGCGTCGGCCACACTGCCCCACACGCTCCTGCCGGAACAATGGCCGGCCCCGGGTTGTCACGACCAGCACGGCAAAAACGGTTAGCAAAATCGGCGACAACAGCACAAGCAATGCTAATGAGCCGACAATGTCCAAGGCTCGCTTCGCAGTTTGATATTCCGGCGATAAATTCCCTTCGGCCCAAATCAGCGGCATTCCGGGAATGTTTGCTTCTACAGCCAGCCGCTGCCGCGATGGCAATTGCCGGGGCACGAATAATCTTGGCCGAGCGGCGGGGATGTGCTGGTCGGCGGTGTGCGGTGGAGATAAAACCGCCACGGTGCCTGCATCGTCGTTCATGAGGCGCTGAATGGATGGCTTCCATTGGCCGAGCTGCCTACTCATACGCTTCAACATGCTTGCTCCTTGGATGACTGCGTAAGGGGAAGTTTGGGCAATCATGAATCCAGAATTGCGGATTCGGCATGTATCCACTCAAAGGCAAAGAGCATGCCCAAGGTGCGTTTCAGAAATCCGCTGTCGGTGTAAACGTTGATGTAAAAAGCGGTTGCGGATTGAAGCCGCCTTGAGCTGGCAGCGTTTTAGATTGTTCCGAGCCACCTCACTGTTTCCGCCAATCAACGTGCTGTTGCCGCCCGGCAACATCTTGGTGAGGCCAAATTCGCAGCCGCTTCAAAGCGATTGAGCCGCCAGCACCGGAACTGGTTTTCTTTGATGTAGCGAAGAATTTTCTTTTTTCGTATTGATTGGGACCGCGTTTGCCGCCAGGCCGGAAACGATCGCGGCGGCCAGAAACATCAGTAGATTAGCGCCATCCATGATGTTTGTATCGTGGAACAACGCGGTGGGCAAATACGCTGCCACGAGCGCCATAAACATGATGCCGGATTGTCTCACTGCGGCCGAAGTGCGGGGGTCGCGATAAATTTTCCAGGCACTGTGAAGCCACAGCAACAGCAAGAGCACAAACAAGCACATGCCCACTAACCCGGTTTCCACCAACAGCGCCAAAAACGCATTGTGCTGCACGTAGGGAATCACTTTTTCCAATGGGAGACTGCTGTTGGAACGGTCAGCCAAATAGGGGAGTTTTTCGCGGTCGTACTGGCCGAAGCCACAACCCCACAACGGCCGATCCAAAAACATTTGATAGGCGACTTCCGCCAGAATGGGCCTGAGCTCGGCCGATTCCTCCGACGCGGCGGCATCTAAATTCACATCGCGTTTGATGTTCCACATGCTGTCCCATTTGGCGGCGAATAGAGTGATTGCTCCCATCGCGCTCAGACACAAAAACAAACGCCGCCACGATCGGGGAACGCTAAAACCTATGAATACGGCGAGACCCAATCCGCCGCCGATCCAGGAACAGCGGGTGAGTGTGGCGTATACCGCTGCCAGGGTTAACGCCGTAAATGCTAATAAGATTAATTGACCAAGGCGGCCCAGCACCGACCAAAAAGTTAGCGCTGCCAGCAGGCCGGCCATCAGATAAATCCCCATTTCGGCCGGATTTAAAAACGGCCCACGCGCGCGACCGAAAAACTCCGTTGTCGGTGAGCAGATGTACGATGGAAACACAGCCCACCACTGGCCCGTGCTTTCGGCCAAAGCGGTGAATGTTAAATAGACGCCGAACAGGGCCAGTGCGCCCCAAGCGCGGCGGACCGTACGATCGTCTAACGGCGATTGCCGCACGATCCAATAAATCATGGCTGGCATCAGCCAGTAAAAAATCCAGTGGGCCGCCGGCGTGGAAGTGGCAGAACCTTTCCAATTGTGAGTAAAGGTGCTGATGCCCAACATAACCAGCAAAGCCAACAACACCCAGTCGGCGCGTCCGGTCGGTTTTGGATCATTGAATCCCCAGCGGCGATGCACGATGTAGGCGATCGCCATTAATCCGATCAGCCCACGATCCGCGCTCAGAGGGAGTCCGCCGTCGGCATGCCAAAACTGATAACCGAAGCAAGCGCTCACAATCATCACGGCTAAGCAACCACCCACTAGTGAGCCGCGCAGCACAAACCAGCCAATCCAAACCAGGGCGGCACAAGCGGCAACGATTGTTAAAAAATCCATCGGCACGTGCTTCCTGAGGCCGAAAGCAAGTTTGCCGCCGCCGCTGGTTTAGCGAACTGGCGTCAACTTTCTCAAAGCCTGCTTTAAGGATAGATCGCGGCCACCGATTTCATGCTCCGACGTGAGTTCTCGATGAGAGGCAAACTTACGAACAGGATGTCCATTGCCCTCAACAGGCGAAAACTCTCCACAGGCCAATGGCGGAATCTCGGCGCCTACCAGAGGCTGCGATTGGGTCGCTTGTCGCACGGCTTCCGATTGTGTCGGATTTACCGTGAGAAACACGATGCCCAAGCCCAAGAGCAAACCGCCCAATATGCCGCCCAATACGATGGTCGTCTTCCCAGGCCCAACGGGCGAATCTCCGGCGACCGGGGCGTCGATAGCGGCAATCAAACTGGCTGTCAGAGCAGCCGCTTGGCTGGCTCGTGATTCGGCCAACTCTTGCTCGGCGGTCTTCAGAATGTCGGCCCGCTGATTACGCTCCGCCACCAGATTGGCGTATTCGGCCCGCATGCCCGCTAAGGTGCTCAATCGCTGCCGAGCGTCGTTCAACTGAGATTTCAAAAGATCAGCCCGAGCTTGGGAAAGTCGCAAATCGGATTGCACGCCGACGATGGCCGAATCGATTTCGGCCCGGACTTTGTCGGCAATTTCCTGTTCGGCAATTTTGGCCGCGACAACCGACGGATGGTCGGCCGTCAGGTTGCCCAGCAGTTGCGAGGTGCGGAGTTGGGCATCGACCAAGCCGTCTTTCAAACGGCGCAGTTCGGGCTGGGCCTCCAACAAGCGATTCGGGGCCGAAGCCAGCGACCGGCCATCGGTTTTTGAGACTTGCAGCAGAGAGAGCAATTCTTGATTGCCGTCGATGGCCTGTTGGGCTTGCCGCAATTCTTGATCCATTTCGTTGATGGAACGGCGCAATGGGCTGTCGCCACCGCCCAGATCGTTGAGCATGCGCAATTCGCCTAGATCGGCCCCGACGCGGCTTTCGATTGCCGTTAATTCTTCGGTGGTGCTATTCAAATCGGTCTTGGCCAAATCGACGGTTTTGCTTAATTCGGCGATCAGACTTTGCGCTTTTTGATTGCGCAGCTCCTGCGATCGCAACTGTAGTTGCCGACAAATTGCGGCGGCCAAATCGACGGCTCGCTGGCGATTTTCCGCTTCGACATTCAAATAAAACACTTCGGTCTTTCCGAATTCGGCTCCTTTGGGCGGCACCAACTTCACGTGGCCTTGCAGCGCGGCGACTGCCGCATCGGTCGGCCAGGACGGGACATTTTTTGATTTTGAATCGGGACCCACTTCGGCCAGCGCGGCGCTTAACACCGAACGGCTGTGGGCCAATTCCAGGATGGTTTCCTGCGTGGTTTTCATGTCGTCGGGCTGCTGAAATTTTCCGGGACGTGCATTGGCGCCCATGGCTTCGTCGCGGGCCATCAACGCTTGCGAAGCTTCCCACGAGACCGGGCGCAACACGGCGTACACCATCGCTAACAGCGGAACCGCCACCAAGGGTGCAATCCAGCGCTTCGGATGTTCGCGCAAAATGCGAAACACTTCGATGGGGGTGATAACTGGCTTGTTGGTCGGCGACATGGGAAGAGTCCTGTGCGGGCTGCTTGGCGAGGGATCGATGAAGCCAACAGGCAAAACACCTGCGGCGATGACTGAGGTAAGCAAAGCCAATGCCGACCATCGTGGAGTGTGTATTTCTGCGGTCGTAAAGAGTCGCAACTCGCGTTTCATCATCCCTTTGCGACGCAACTGGTCGGGTGCTGCGGTGGGTAAAGCGGCGTTGAAGCAAATCGGGCATGTTGATCAATGGCAACGATTTGTTTCCGCCACGCCACATACCGCCAAATTGCAACACCCGTCAATCGGCATGACCGCCGATGATTTTTGTCCACGCGCCGGCAAAACCATTTGCCTTAAACGCTTGGGCGCGGAATGTTTCAGTAATTGACCCGTTCGACAGCAGACCGGCACGGCCACTATGGGCGTACCGCGGCGCACGATATGCAATGCAGTTTGCCGACGCGGTTCCAGCCGTTCGGCTAATCCCCCGCGCACAAGCAATCTCGGCCGAGGCCCGGATCAGGAATTATTAACCGGACCGCAGTCCATGCACATCAACCGCCATTTCGATTTCGCTTCACTCTTGCCGCTGAAGGAGCGTTGGAACGAGCTTTCCGACGGCGTGCCTTTTCGAAG
This genomic interval carries:
- a CDS encoding sugar transferase, with product MNDDAGTVAVLSPPHTADQHIPAARPRLFVPRQLPSRQRLAVEANIPGMPLIWAEGNLSPEYQTAKRALDIVGSLALLVLLSPILLTVFAVLVVTTRGRPLFRQERVGQCGRRFWMFKFRTMRLDADKLQHLVQNEQDGPIFKNRCDPRVTRLGRWLRKTSIDEMPQLINVLLGQMSLVGPRPPVPKEVAKYKAWQRRRLAVKPGLTCLWQVSGRSEIGFEDWVRMDIWYLRHQNLWTDFKLLVRTPLKVITCKGAY
- a CDS encoding O-antigen ligase family protein is translated as MDFLTIVAACAALVWIGWFVLRGSLVGGCLAVMIVSACFGYQFWHADGGLPLSADRGLIGLMAIAYIVHRRWGFNDPKPTGRADWVLLALLVMLGISTFTHNWKGSATSTPAAHWIFYWLMPAMIYWIVRQSPLDDRTVRRAWGALALFGVYLTFTALAESTGQWWAVFPSYICSPTTEFFGRARGPFLNPAEMGIYLMAGLLAALTFWSVLGRLGQLILLAFTALTLAAVYATLTRCSWIGGGLGLAVFIGFSVPRSWRRLFLCLSAMGAITLFAAKWDSMWNIKRDVNLDAAASEESAELRPILAEVAYQMFLDRPLWGCGFGQYDREKLPYLADRSNSSLPLEKVIPYVQHNAFLALLVETGLVGMCLFVLLLLLWLHSAWKIYRDPRTSAAVRQSGIMFMALVAAYLPTALFHDTNIMDGANLLMFLAAAIVSGLAANAVPINTKKENSSLHQRKPVPVLAAQSL